Proteins encoded within one genomic window of Conchiformibius steedae:
- the radC gene encoding RadC family protein, translated as MSIKHWNENERPREKLLERGAEALSDAELLAILLRVGTQGMSAVDLARSLIQQFGSLRGVMSAPYPQLSQHKGMGLASFAQFSAVREIGKRILGEQLRQTPVFDHPDTVGDYLRLRLGHEAVEVALVLLLDAQNRLLACREMARGSVSESTVYSGEIAKYALHHHAAAVIFAHNHPSGNPQASPADHAFTRKLQAGLALLDIALLDHFIVTAGQTVSFVQQGWLKPDASSANTHSG; from the coding sequence ATGAGCATCAAACACTGGAACGAAAACGAACGTCCCCGCGAAAAACTGCTGGAACGCGGCGCAGAAGCCTTAAGCGATGCCGAATTACTCGCCATTTTACTGCGCGTTGGCACACAAGGCATGAGTGCCGTAGATTTAGCGCGTTCACTGATTCAGCAATTTGGCAGTTTGCGCGGCGTGATGAGCGCACCCTACCCCCAATTATCGCAACACAAAGGCATGGGCTTGGCATCGTTTGCTCAATTTTCCGCCGTCCGCGAAATCGGCAAACGCATTTTAGGCGAACAACTGCGCCAAACCCCCGTATTTGACCACCCCGACACCGTGGGCGATTATTTGCGCCTGCGCTTGGGACACGAAGCCGTAGAAGTGGCGTTGGTACTGCTGTTAGACGCACAAAACCGCCTGCTTGCCTGCCGCGAAATGGCACGCGGCAGCGTTTCCGAAAGCACCGTTTACAGCGGCGAAATCGCCAAATACGCCCTACACCACCACGCCGCCGCCGTCATCTTTGCCCACAACCACCCATCGGGCAACCCTCAAGCTTCCCCAGCCGACCACGCTTTTACTCGCAAACTGCAAGCAGGTTTGGCATTATTGGATATTGCCCTACTGGACCATTTTATCGTTACCGCAGGGCAAACCGTGTCGTTTGTGCAACAAGGCTGGCTTAAACCTGATGCGTCATCAGCCAATACACATAGCGGCTAA
- a CDS encoding YidB family protein, with amino-acid sequence MGLLDSITSLAGAAALLKDTDGNGQIQAVDLVKQLIEQNGGNVGALLGQLQQGNLADTVQSWIGNGANAPADAAQIQNALGGNLQEAAAKVGLDVNQAGNLLAQYLPQIVNGLTPNGNAADANGFGLDDIAGMLINNFLKK; translated from the coding sequence ATGGGTTTGCTGGATTCCATTACTTCACTGGCAGGCGCAGCCGCCCTGCTCAAAGACACCGACGGCAACGGACAAATTCAAGCCGTAGATTTGGTTAAACAACTGATTGAACAAAACGGCGGCAACGTTGGCGCACTGCTGGGACAATTACAGCAAGGCAATCTTGCCGACACCGTACAAAGCTGGATTGGCAACGGTGCCAACGCCCCCGCCGATGCCGCACAAATTCAAAACGCCTTGGGCGGCAACCTGCAAGAAGCCGCCGCCAAAGTCGGTTTGGACGTGAACCAAGCAGGCAACCTGCTGGCACAATACCTGCCCCAAATCGTTAACGGGCTTACCCCCAACGGCAACGCTGCCGATGCCAACGGTTTCGGTTTGGACGACATTGCCGGTATGCTGATTAACAATTTCTTAAAAAAATAA
- the pyrF gene encoding orotidine-5'-phosphate decarboxylase has translation MNPLMLDGGAATERRPVIVALDFADAAQTLAFVRGLSPQLCRLKIGKELFTATGPALVEQLITQGFDVFLDLKYHDIPNTVAQACKAAAQMGVWLADMHAGGGRRMMEAAAEAVANVRERPKLLGVTVLTSMTAADLHELGWTGEPQELVRRWAALAKDSGLDGVVCSAQEAALLRQDLGADFLLVTPGIRLADDAGGDDQRRVMTPENALAAGADYLVMGRPITRAADPVAVLRGINQAAAAA, from the coding sequence ATGAATCCGCTGATGCTTGACGGGGGCGCGGCAACGGAACGCCGTCCTGTGATTGTGGCATTGGATTTTGCCGATGCCGCGCAAACGCTGGCGTTTGTGCGCGGTTTGTCGCCGCAGCTGTGCCGTTTGAAAATCGGTAAAGAGTTGTTTACCGCCACAGGTCCTGCGCTGGTGGAACAGCTGATTACGCAAGGTTTTGATGTGTTTTTAGATTTGAAATACCACGATATTCCCAACACAGTGGCGCAGGCGTGCAAGGCAGCGGCGCAAATGGGCGTGTGGCTGGCGGATATGCACGCGGGCGGCGGACGGCGCATGATGGAAGCGGCGGCAGAAGCCGTTGCCAATGTGCGCGAACGTCCCAAATTATTGGGCGTAACGGTGCTGACCAGCATGACGGCAGCGGATTTGCACGAATTGGGCTGGACGGGCGAGCCGCAAGAATTGGTGCGCCGTTGGGCGGCGTTGGCAAAAGATTCGGGCTTGGACGGCGTGGTGTGTTCGGCGCAGGAAGCAGCGTTGTTGCGGCAGGATTTGGGCGCAGACTTTTTGCTGGTTACGCCCGGTATCCGTTTGGCAGATGATGCGGGTGGCGACGACCAACGCCGCGTAATGACCCCCGAAAATGCTTTGGCTGCGGGCGCGGATTATTTGGTGATGGGTCGTCCGATTACCCGCGCCGCCGACCCCGTTGCCGTATTGCGCGGCATTAACCAAGCAGCGGCAGCAGCGTGA
- a CDS encoding histidine phosphatase family protein — protein sequence MKRDLEVYLVRHGQTEFNAAARLQGQADSPLTAAGAAAAYDLGVKLRRELPEPPFAAAFCSTLARTRTTAQAILRGAGCPDLPIRELADLREYGFGRFEGQPAEVLYRHLSDLLGLPDTATLLQRYRHGSSNLFAELLSRTEAGCETEAAFTDRLWRGMNRVAEHSPTQGRVLVVSHGMAIVALIKSLNPNAILYKSPPNVAVSRLHFDGTRWQIVEVAAPDTSSRP from the coding sequence ATGAAACGCGATTTGGAAGTCTATTTGGTGCGCCACGGACAAACCGAATTTAACGCCGCTGCCCGTTTGCAAGGTCAGGCAGATTCGCCGCTGACCGCCGCAGGCGCAGCCGCAGCTTATGATTTGGGGGTGAAACTGCGCCGCGAACTGCCCGAACCGCCGTTTGCCGCTGCGTTTTGCAGCACTTTGGCGCGTACGCGCACCACCGCGCAAGCCATTTTGCGCGGCGCGGGTTGCCCCGATTTGCCGATAAGGGAATTGGCAGACTTGCGCGAATACGGTTTCGGACGTTTTGAAGGACAACCAGCCGAAGTGCTGTACCGCCATTTAAGTGATTTATTGGGTTTACCTGATACTGCCACGCTGTTGCAGCGTTACCGCCACGGCAGCAGTAATCTGTTTGCCGAATTATTGTCGCGCACCGAAGCGGGTTGCGAAACCGAAGCGGCATTTACCGACAGGCTGTGGCGCGGCATGAACCGTGTTGCCGAACACAGCCCCACGCAAGGGCGCGTATTGGTGGTATCGCACGGCATGGCGATTGTTGCCTTGATTAAATCGCTGAATCCGAATGCCATTTTATACAAAAGCCCGCCCAATGTTGCCGTTTCGCGCCTGCATTTTGACGGTACGCGCTGGCAGATTGTGGAAGTGGCTGCACCTGATACCAGCAGCAGACCATAG
- a CDS encoding DUF6973 domain-containing protein has translation MSLKIALLCLTLGNNACAPFKDKPELAHFSLRHPIAAAAIGQTGALSTNITSNAVRLSQRSGLDNRANGDGRGTQMNALRHSLWQAAIAARFGDDIARQAGNAYEKNPVWQHTLDYPDRYRADEAADLRNNAIGRRIGLRQRGQTMHALANALLNEFRQNGLWTAAPVKENGRTQWRIAQTRISETEYRRAVQNLAALDGNGMTAAERQQLAQQPARQR, from the coding sequence ATGTCCCTAAAAATCGCCTTACTGTGTTTAACTTTAGGCAACAACGCCTGCGCCCCGTTCAAAGACAAACCCGAACTTGCCCATTTCAGCCTACGCCACCCCATCGCCGCTGCCGCTATTGGGCAAACGGGCGCACTCAGCACCAACATCACCAGCAACGCCGTGCGCCTGTCGCAACGCAGCGGCTTGGACAACCGCGCCAACGGCGACGGTCGCGGCACGCAAATGAACGCGCTGCGCCATTCCTTGTGGCAAGCTGCCATCGCTGCCCGTTTCGGCGACGACATCGCCCGCCAAGCGGGTAATGCCTACGAAAAAAATCCCGTGTGGCAACACACTTTGGATTATCCCGACCGCTACCGCGCCGATGAAGCCGCCGATTTACGCAACAACGCCATCGGCAGGCGCATCGGTTTGCGCCAACGCGGACAAACCATGCACGCCCTCGCCAACGCATTATTAAACGAATTTCGCCAAAACGGGCTGTGGACGGCTGCGCCCGTTAAAGAAAACGGGCGCACACAGTGGCGCATCGCCCAAACCCGCATCAGCGAAACCGAATACCGCCGCGCCGTTCAAAACCTTGCCGCGCTGGATGGCAACGGCATGACCGCCGCCGAACGGCAACAGTTGGCACAACAGCCAGCACGTCAGCGTTAA